CTTCTTCTCCACGCGCTCAGGTGTGCGGGTGCTGTTGACCGTCCGGCCGCGGACGATGCCGATGAACTGTTCCATCAGGTCGCTCGGCTCACCCTCGGGCCAGGTCAGGACGACGCTCGACTCGGGCGCGTCGACGTACGGCCGGTAGGTGAGGTCCTTGCGGTGGTGCAGTCGCGCCAGCGACTGCGGGACGACGAGCAGACCGACGCCCGCGGCGACCAGTTCGATCGCCTCGGCGGTGGTCGTGGGCACGATCGTTGCCGCCTCACCCGGTCGGTCGGTCCAGGTCAGCGTGTCGTCCTGGGGGTAGAGGATGAACTCGTCGGCCAGGTCGGCCGCGGTGATCTGCTCGGCCGCGGTGACCAGGTGGTCCTTCGGGACGACGACGACGGTGGTCTCGGTGTAGAGCGGGATCGCGCTCAGCCCGGTCCGGTCGATCGGCAGCCGGACCAGCCCGGCGTCCGCACCACCCGTCCGTACGACGTCCGCCGCCTCCGCCGCCGTGACCGTGACCAGGGCCAACGTGACGCGGGGAAGGCGTTCCTTCCAGATCCGGACCCACTTGGCCGGCGTGACGCCGGGGACGTAGGCGAGCCGGAACGAAGCAGGGGTGTCGGGGTCGGTCACCGGGTCAGGCTATCCGCCGGTGGTCGGGGAGCCGGTCAACCCTCGATACCCTGGCGGTATGACGTCGCAGAAATCCCCACAAACGATGAAGCCCGCGACTGCGGCGAAGAAGCTCGGTGTGCTGCTCGACCTGACCCCCGCCGAGTTCCAGGACGGCGTGATCTCGCGCGACCAGCTCAACGCCCTGCAGGCCGACCCGCCCGAGTGGCTGCGCGAACTTCGCCGTACCGGCCCGCACCCGCGGCCGGTGGTCGCGGCCAAGCTCGGCGTGTCCATCTCCGGCCTGGCCCGCGCCGGCGTGATGGACCCGCTGACCACGGACGAGATCGAGGCCCTGAAGGACGAGTTCCCGGAGTGGCTGCGCCGCGAGCGCAACACCCACGCCGAGGTCCAGCGCGAGGCGGCCGAGCTGAAGGCCGAGAAGGCTCAGCGGTCCCAGGCCTGATTCAGCGTCTGAGCGGGCGGGCCTTCGGTGAAGGCCCGCCCGCTCGCTGCGTCAGTGCTGCGGGCGGTACTTGACCGTGCGGCCGTTCAGCGGCTGGAGTGCGCGGCTGTCGCCGTCGGGGAAGCGGCTCTGGAAGTGGTTCAGCGAGACCGGGAGGATCTCGCGGTGGTGAGCGAGGACGAACCACGAGACCGGCTCGGAGTACGGCGCGGTGGTCAGCGAACCGTCGTACCGGTACGTCGACAGGTCGTGCGGCAGCGCCGTGGCGAGGTTCACGCGGCCGAGGTCGACGTCCTCGTCGCACTCCTCCGGGACGGTCGCGAGCACCTTGTCCTGCAGGGTGCCGCCATGGCCGCCGGGAGTGATGAACAGGGCGACGACCAGCTTCTCGCCGTTCGGGCCGCTGTGCACGAAGTGCTGCTCGAGCGCGTACTGGTGGCCGTTGAGCCGGTGCTCGGAGCGGGTGTGGAAGTGGAAGTTGACCAGGTCGTAGCGCACACCGCCGACCGTCACCCAGGCCGCGCCGGCCGGGATCTCGGCGAGGATCGTCTCCTCCGCGGTGCGGTGCTCGCAGCCACCGGGCTGACCGGCGTCACGGCTCTCGTACCGGATCTTGAGCGCGAGCGAGGTCGGGTAGTGGACGTGCAGCGCCGGCAGTCCAGGCCTGGTCACGGCGTGACCGGTCCGGATGTCGATCGGGCTCTGGTGCGGACTCTGCGCGGAGGCGCTGGTGAGCAGAGAGGGCGACGCCAGCACGGCGGCAGTCGCGGGAACGCCGAGCAGAAGGGCGCGACGAGACACAGGCAGGGACACGAGAACTCCGTCTTCGGGCGGGAACAGGAAACGGCCCGGTCCTCAACCGGGCCATCTCGCAGTATGCGCTCGGTGTAGGCCGGCCGGCACGGAGGGTGGGGAGTCTCCGCCTCTACGGGCAGCGGTGGGGGCACCGCGCAGACGGCGACCACCTGACTGGCTGCGCCTGGGGTGAGAGAGGATGGGGGCATGACTTCTCCGACGACCCCCGAGAGCCCGTCGTACCGGCCTGAGGCCGAGGTGGTGGATCTGTGCAGCGAGTTGATCCGGTTCGACACCACGAACTACGGGAACGGGAAGAGCAACGGGGAGCGGGGGGCGGCGGAGTACGTCGCGGCGAAGCTCGACGAGGTGGGGATCGAGTCGACGATCTACGAGTCGGAGCCGGGGCGGGCGACGCTGGTGGCGCACTGGGAAGGGGAGGACCAGTCGGCGGACCCGTTGCTCGTGCACGGGCACCTGGACGTCGTACCGGCTGATCCGAAGGACTGGAAGGTCGACCCGTTCGCGGGAGAGATCTTCGACGGGTGCGTGTGGGGGCGCGGCGCGGTCGACATGAAGGACTTCGACGCGATGGTGCTGTCGGTCGTGCGCGCACGGCAGCGCGCGGGGGTGAAGCCGCGGCGGCCGGTGCGGCTGGTGTTCACGGCGGACGAGGAGGCCGGCGGTCTGTACGGCGCGCAGTGGCTGATCAACAACCACCCGGAGACCGTCGCGGACTGCACCGAAGGGATCGGTGAGGTCGGCGGGTTCTCGATCACCGTCCAGGACGACCTGCGGCTGTACCTGATCGAGACAGCCGAGAAGGGCATGAACTGGATGCGGCTCAAGGCGCGCGGGACCGCGGGCCACGGATCGATGATCAACGACGACAACGCGGTCACCGAACTGGCCCGCGCGGTGACCCGGATCGGCGACCACGAGTGGCCGCTGCGGCTGACGCCGACGGTGCGGGAGTTCCTGAAGACGCTGGAGGACCTGCTCGGCACCGAACTGGACCCGGAGGACCGGTCGGGGGTGCTGTCGAAGCTCGGGACGTTCAGCCGGATGTTCGGCGCGACGATCCGCAACACGGCCAACCCGACGATGCTGAACGCCGGCTACAAGGTGAACGTGATCCCCGGCGACGCCGAGGCGCACATCGACGGGCGGTTCCTGCCCGGGTACGAGGACGAGTTCTTCGCCACCATCGACGAGCTGCTCGGCGACAAGGTCCAGCGCGAGACGGTGATCGAGGACATCGCGCTGGAGACGGAGTTCAGTGGTGGGCTGGTGGAGGCTATGAAGTCTTGCCTGGCCGCGGAGGATCCGCAGTCGCGGACTGCGCCGTTGCTGATGTCGGGCGGGACGGACGCGAAGTCGTGGTCGCGGCTGGGGATCCGGTGCTTCGGGTTCGTGCCGCTGCAGCTGCCGCCGGATCTGGATTTCATGGGGATGTTCCACGGGATCGACGAGCGGGTGCCGACTGCGTCGCTGGAGTTTGGTTCGCGGGTGCTGGATCGGTTTTTGACGGAGGCCTGAGTACGGCGTACGTCGTGAGGCATGGCGACGGATAGGTCGGGCCGTCCACCGGCGACGAGACGATCGCTGTCTGCCGAGGAGTTGCTTGCGACGAAAGGCATGCGAGCGATCGGCTCGGTCGACGACCTGGCGGCGGAGACCTTCGAGTCGGGCGACGAGCTCGACGGGCTCTTGGCGTTCACCTACGCGGAACGGCTTCGCGAGATCGGCTGAGCCGACGGGGCTCTGTGGTGCAGCCGCAGCTGGTCGGCGGCGCGGCCGGTCGTCCGCCTGCTCGCGAACCGGCCGGGGTGACTCAGGCTCGGGGGTCCGAACAACGGCGATGCGTCCGAACAACGGCGATGCGTCCGAAGGATGGTGGCCTATAGCCTCGCCTTCGTCGGACGCAGGCGGATTGTTCGGACGCTGCGCTCCTGCCGGATCCGGCGAGGGCTCTACGCCGAAGGCAGCCGACCGGACCACGCACCCGGTTGACAAGCAGGCCAAGGCCAGGGAGACCGCCCCGGCCGGCAAGCGTGTGCGGCCGCGTGCGGACCACGTCTTCGGTCAGATCCAGGCCCGCGTCCTGATGAAAGGGCCAGGCTGGGCACCGGTCGCCGTCGCGTGGTGAGACGACGGCATCTACCAAAGCGTCGCCCGGCGAACGTTCGACTCGGCCGGGATCCGCGCGGCTGAGGCGGCACGACCTTGTGCACCGGTCAAGGGCTCATGGCCGCTGCGGTGGCTCGTCGGGGTGCGGAGCGCGGACGTGCTCGGCAGACGGTTGCGCCGGTGCGCGAGCCGGGCGGGTTCGTGGGCGGGTGGTCGGTGAGGCCTGCCCACTGGCGTCAGCGGGTGAGGTTGAGGGCTGATCTCAGGGTGGGGAGGAGCTGGGTGAGCGCGGCCGGTGGGGTGGTGCGGGTGACCATCGAGAGGGTCAGGCGGTAGCGAAACGGGGCGGGGAGCAGGCGTTCGCCGGGGTGGAGTTCGCCGGCGAGGGCGCTGCGGGGGATCAGGGCCAGGTGGGTTCGGCGGCGGGACATGGCGATGGTGGTGGCCAGGGTGACGCCGCGTCGTGGGGCGGCGCCGAGGGCGATCAGCCGGGTGCGGAGATGGTCGGCGCCGCGGTCGTAGGTGGAGAACGGGATCGGGCGGTTCTTGAGGGGCTGCTTGCCGCGGGTGGGCGGCGCCGCGCCGACCGGAGCGAAGAGGACGAGCTCGTCGCGGCCGACGGTCCGGGCGACGGCGCCGCGGGGGAGGACCATCTGGTCGGCGATCGCGATCAGGGCGGTGTCCATGATGCCTTCGGCAACCTTTTCGACGAGGTAGTGGCCGTGGTCGACGTGTTGCTCGAGGTCGATGTCGGGTAGTTCGGCGTCGAGGACCGGGAAGAGGATCGGCGCGAGGCTGGCGAACGTACCGACGACGAGCCGGGTGCCGGTCGCGGCGGCGCGGGTCGCGTCGTACACCTCGTCGAGATGGCCGAGGATGTGCTCGGCACGGCGGGCGAGTTCGAGGCCGGCGGTGGTCGGGCGGGCGCCGCGGGTGTCGCGGTCGAAGAGCTGGACGGCGCAGGCGCGTTCGAGGCGCGCGAGGCGTTGCGAGGCTGACGGTTGAGAGATCCGCAGCTCACGGGCAGCCGATCCGACCGAGCCGGTGCGATGGATGGTGAGCACCAGGCGGAGGTCGTCGACCGACGGACCGGGTGATGAGGCCATAGGTCCAGGCTATGGTCGGTGATCAACTCATGCCGGCTACCTGCGGCCTGCTGTCGCGGTGAGGATCGACGGTATGAGTGCTCGCCGGGACGCCGTCGTACTGCTGGCCGGAGGTGCGGCCGCGGACTTTGCGTTCCGGGTCGCGCAGATCGCGCTGCCGCTCGTCGTACTGCAGTCGACGGGGTCGATCGCTGCCACTGGGCTGGCAGGCGGTGCGGCGGGGATTCCGGTGATCTTGTCGCCGTGGTGGGCTCGGCGTGCGCGGCAGTGGGTTGACTCGGGGCCTCGGCTTGCGCTGGTTGCTTTGGTGTCCGCGGGCGCTCTCGCGATCGTCCCCGCCGCGGTCGCGCTCGGCGTACTGCACCCCGGACTCCTCATCCTGAGCGGCCTGATCCTCGGCTGCGGCGACGCGCTGTCCACCCCGGGCCGATCGGCGCTCCTCGCGGACACCGGCGACCGGTGGGGCGAGGACCGCGCTGTGCTCCTCCTCACCTGGCAGGACGGGCTCCGGCGCATCGGCATGCTCGTCGGCCCACCGGTTGGAGCGCTCGCGGTGGCCACCGGGCTGACCAACACGCTGCTGTGGATCGAGGCTGCGGCGGTGCTCATGTCCGGGCTGCTGGCAGCGACGGTGCGGAGCGAGCGCTCACGGGTGGCCGTGGATGGTCCCGCTGCCGGCGGACGGTCGCGGGGTGTCGGCGGACGATCGCGGGGCATCGGCCGCCGGTTGCGAGGCGCCGGCGGCCGAGAGACCGCTCCGACCATCCGAGCGAGCCTTCGCGGACGGGAGGACGTGCTGTACGGGTGGATCGCCCGGGGGACCGGGTGCTTGGCCTGGTTCGCGTTCACGCTCGGGCTGTCGGTGATCGGCGCGGAGCGCGGGCGGCCGGGGGTGTACCTCGCGGCAGGGATGAGTGGGTACGGCGCGGGCGCGCTGCTGGGGACGGTGGTGTCGCTGGCCGTCGTACGGCGGGTCGCGCCGATTCCTCTCGCCTCGGCTGCCTGGACGGTGATGGGGTTGTGCTGGACCGGCATGGGGGTGTGGACGACGCCTCTCGCGGTCGGTCTGCTCGGAGGATTGTCGGGGGCGACCGTCGTGCTGGGGATCGCGGCGATCTCGATCTTGATCACGCGGTCGTCGTACGGCGCTGAACGGCGAACGCTGTTGTCCGGGCAGAGCGTGGTGGTGAGTGCGAGCAGTTCGGCGGGGTTGTTCGTGGGCGGGCCGATCATCGCGGCGGCCGGCGCGGAGAGCACGTTGATCGGTGCCGGGCTGGTAACGAGCGTCGTCGCGCTTGGGGTGCTGGTGGTCCGCCGGGTGCCTCGAGATCCGGCCGTGCGTGAGGTAGCTGGAAATGCGGTGCTCGGTGAGGTGGTCGAGTGCCACACTGCGAGACATGGCGGAGATCGTGATCACCACAATGGCGGAGCGCCCTGAGGTCACGCCGTACCTGGGCGACTTCTGGAACGTCTGGCCCCGCTTCATGCTGAACGACCTGATCGCGGACGCGCTCCTGTGGCGCGCGACCGCGGACTTCGCCGACCAGTGCCTGATCGCGACCGAAAACGACGAGCTGGTCGCGCACGCGCGGAGCATCGCCTTCGCTTTCGGGGACGACGATCGGACCGAACTGCCGGCGGGTGGGTGGGATCAGGTGCTGCAGTGAGGGCGCGAGGACCTGATCGCGGGCGGACGGCGAACATGTCGAGTGCGCTGGAAATCATGATCCGGCTTAGCCACCTGGGGCGGCGGTGTCGTACGAGATGCTCGCGGCGATGAAGATGGAGGTGGTGGAAGGACGCCAGCCAGGGTACTGGATTGGAAGGACAGCAAAGCGCGGGCCAGTGCGGTGCTGTCGGGCTGTACGTCACTCTCGGCTATGGACGGAGTACAGTGTCGTCATTGCTTCGAAAAGGGTCTCAGCTTAGGGGCTCAGGGACGATTTGTTTCGAGTTCGTCGGCAATAGCAACTAGCTCGGCCCCCATCGCCCGCAGTCCTAGGGCAAGGACACTAGTATCGATTCCCGCCTCCTTGTCGGCATCCGCCCCAGACAGTTGCTCAGCGTCGATGAACTCGCGGAGTCGCCGATGAACCCGTCGAGTGGTTGACGTCAACTCGTCCTCCAGGGGGGCGACGGCGGCCGTGACTGTCACCAACCAGTCCTCGTTGTGTGAGGCAGCCTCCTGACAAGCGAGCCAGAACAGCGCAAGAACGGCCTGCCGCGTCAGGCGCTCGAGGGAGGCGGCCTTAACAACCAGCGGGACGCCGGCCGCTTCGGCCGTATCTAGCCCATCTGCGTATTTCTGGAGCCGCGAGAATTTCCACGGTCGGTCATCACCCAGCACGTCCAATGCGGACAACACCATGTCAAGCTCATGCGCGGGTGGATCCCCAGGCAACCTACGCCGAGCACCCCAGACCATCAAGATCGTCTTGACGATCTCGACCCGCTGCTCCACTGCGATCTCATCGGCACCATCCGCGGCGGTGACCAGAGCAGCGAGATGGTGCGCCATCCACTGACCGGTTACGTCGTGGTCCTCACACGCTTCGGCGAGTTTCCGACCAAGCTCCAGCGCGGCCTCAGTACTCGGTCCACCGTCCGTCCGGACCGATGAGATAGATCTTGGTCGACCGCTCGACACTGTCGAATTCATCCGATTCCTCCCGATGATAGGACGATCTGTGTATATCTCGTCTGAGGCCGACCTCAACCACCAGGGTCATATCGAGCTCGGCCAAGACTTCTATCAGAAACTGTGAGCTAACCGTCAGTCTCTGGCCACTCGTCCCGCTGCGGTACTCCCGACTCGTCTGCTCAGTGTCATCCCAAACGTGGCTGCGGAACACCTCTCTCGTCCCGTTTGACCACAGTCGTAGATCTTCGTCTGGTACGAGGCCGAATCGGTCGACGACCGCGGCCCCAGGGCGCGACGGCGGGAACACGACGTTCCTACCGTACTCGTCGTCTCGGTCGATCGATTCATAGTAGTGCGACGCGTCTATCCATGGAAAAAGTTGAAACAATGACCCACCCGTAGGCATGCGCGAGGATCTACTATTGTGATCAGTAGTCGGGAGCCCCCCAGAACTTCCTAAAATGTTCGTCTGAAGCGCAATTAGATACGCGCGAGCCGTCGCATTAGGAATTAAAGCACTCGAAATACTGACGTCTTCAGACATTTCTTTGAATACAACGTCGTAGGTCGCATCCACCACAATCCAGTCCGTGTCGTGCCCGACAACGCTCTCGAATGCTGCTGGTGTCAATGACCATCGCCACGCGTCAATCGAGCTGCCGACGATCCGCAACTCGGGGGCAGGTGCAGGAGGTGCGTCTCTACGGTCGGACAACCAGCGGCCATCACGTCGTTTCGGCATGAAATCGTTCAGCCACGAGGAGTACTCGTCAAGCTGAGATTCAGGTTCCTTGAGTACTTTCAGCCGCTGAGCGAAGTCCGCCCCCAGTGTCAGGAGCGAGTGAACCGCGGAGTAGAACGTGAAGTCGTCCTCCTGTGGCCAGCTGCGATGATCGAAATACGACCCGCTCTGTCTGAAGATTCCTGCATCGCGGCGCGGATCGTCAGCGTCATCGACATATCCGGTGAGGTCTCTGGCGATCGCAACTGTCTTCGCGGCCACGGACTGCTCGTTCGTGCCGAACGCTCGCCCAAGGCTCTGGGCCCAGTGGGACTGGAAGTCGAAGAAAAATGGGTAGCCACCGTTGTCCGGGTCTGCGCTCACCTCGCCCTTGAATGGGTCCTTTCGGGTGCGACGCGCCTCCCAGTCCAACTCCTCCCACTCAGCAATAAGGCGGCGGGAAAGCTTTTCAGCATACTCCGGGGTTCGTTCAGTCGCGCCGCTGTCAGCCAGTATCTGGAGTGTCTTCTGGGCAAGAATTTGATTGGCAGCGTGAGGAGGGCCGTCGACGACTTCGAAAAGCCACGGAACAGTCGCATTTAGGAGTTCTGCGTTCGGCTCGGACGCCGCCCTCTCTAGTGCGAATAGAAACCACATCCGCGAATGGAGCTCGTAACTGGAGAACCGGGCGTCATGAAATGGTGCAACATCGTTTGTGCCGTCGGCGAACCCAGCCAATTGAGTGAGCGTTCCTTGGTCCCCGATCTGCACCAAGAGTAGTACCGCGTGAGCAGCCTGCCACCGGCGAGCAACTGCCATATCGCCGAGCGCCGCCCAGACCAGGCCTGCAAGGCACGTGGCCGGGTCCGTCGGAGCAGTTGGGACGTTGGCGTACGGCCCGTCTGAAGCTGTGGCCGGTGGTGCCAAGTCATCGAAAAGCGCAGCGAGCGCGTCGAACACGAGCTCAGCCTCATGAACTTCAAGTGTGCGAGCGATATGGGACGCCAAGCCGAAGTATTCTTCATGATTTAGGGTGTGTGCTCGCTCTCCGAGCTTAAGGAAACCCGCCTCGAGTAGCGTGTTCTTAGACACCCCGGTGGCCTCGGCGAAGGTCGTTAGCTCCTCCCGGTCGTACCCGCGTGTTGCCGTGTTCGGCGCGAACCGGTCAGCGAACACGTCTGCCAGGTAGCTGATCGACTCGTTTAACCCGGCGTTCGAAGGCCGCCTTGATGCGTATGTGGCCGCGACGACAAAATCCTGCTCCCGAGCCCCAGTTGAATCAGCCAGTGCACGAACGGACTCAGCCACCTTTGCAGGGACCTTGTGCAGGCCGCCGCGGACTATCTCGGCCCGTGCATCGGAATACCAATCGACCTCCTCGAATGCGCCGTTCCAACCTTCCGCGGTGGTGAAATCGAAACGCGTTGCTACCTGCGCCGGATGCGGCGCCTCGGTATCCAGCCGACTGCGAGAGACGTCGGCGCTGTGGTGCTCCCGCGGGACGTCGCTTTCGGACCGCAGGTAGCTCGTGAAGCCAGAATAGATCTCGTTCAGTCTCGCCATTTCCTGCAGAGATAGGCGTTCGGTCACGGATTCCCACGGGATAGGTGCTCCCAATGCGGAGACAGCGAGCGTACCGACTGCCCCATCCGGGCTCGATGCACTTCTCATGATCGGTCCGAGCAGTCGTTCGAATGACAATGCACGCCGGTCTCGTTGTCTCGACGCGGCCGCGTAGTAACTCGAAGGGTGCATCGGAAAGAGGACACTGGCGAGTTGGGAAACGTCCGAACGCTCCGATGTGTCGAGGGCCTCGCCGACCTGGAGGAGCCGGTATGCACGCTCCGGCTGCGCGCCTGTTCCGAGTCGATGGGCGGTGTTCGTCAACGCGTACCAGCGCACATGCACGTCATCGCCGACGAGCTTCGCCTCGCCGTCGGCGACGTTGAAGATGGCTCGAGCCTCGGTTTCACTCGTTGCCAAGATTGCGCGTGCCAATTCGACGAGTTCGTCTACGCGGACGTCGGCGTTGGTACGGTCCTTCTGGCTCGCGGTCAGGGCCCTGTTGACTGCCGCGATCGCGAACTCAGCCAGAGCCGGACTGCGCGCGGAGCACCTGATCGCAGTCAGTTGGGACCATGTAAGTGATTCTCCTGAGGCTTGGTGCCATGCCGCAAACTGAGCGACAACAGTGGGATCGGGGAGCTGACCCAGGATCCGAATTGCGAAGTCAGCGATTCCGTTGACGCGAACGAACGGCGTCTCGTAGTGGTGGGTTGCGATGAAGTCCACAGAAGCGAGCGCACTGAGCGTCTGACTCACAGGTTCGACAGGTCCGTCTATCACTGAGTCGACCAGACACGCAGCCCAAGGCAAGAGTCGTGGAATGTTTTCCTTGAACGATCGGGTGTTGCGGTCATCGGTTGTTCGGTCCCCTGAGAGGCGCTTGAAGAGCGCCGGGGTAACGACATCTTTGAGTTCGAGAGACTGGCCCGAGAGTCGAGCACTTAGTGCATGGCCGAGAAGGCAACTCGTGGACGGCAATCCAGACCAGTGCTCGCCGGCGCGATTCCCGAGTGGCTCAAGGTGAATGTCGAGAATCCGGAGCGCTTCGGCGTCGGTGACTGCACCGATGCGGACGGCGTGCAGCAGCGCCCAGGTCACGCCTCGGAGGTCCCTATCGTAGGCGTAGGGTGCCCGCTGTCTTCTGAACGGAACTTGTCGGTCGCGCAGCATATCAATGAGCGCGGCTGTTGCCTCGTTCGACGGAGTGATTCCGTAGTCGAACATTGCTTCGATGACGCCGATTTGCATATGCTTGTGGAAGCCGGCCAGAACCACTAGCTCGGAGAGTTCCTCGATCCGACCGGCGTCGGCGAGCCGTGAAGCGAGTTTCGCGCTAACCTCGTGTACGAAGCCGTGGGGTCGCCACCTTGCCAGAAAACGAACACCGGCACCGGGACCTTCTAGATTAGTGATCGTCAGCGCGAGGTCGGCAATCTCTTCGTGCGTGATCACCACGCCGAGTTCGCGCCGTGCGCTTTTCTCCAGTCGCAAGACGGCGTGAATTGTGTCGCGTGAGGCGGTATAGCGAGCGCGGCCCAGATCGCGTCGGTCTACTAAGCTCGATAGCATCAAAGCTTCTACGTGAAGATTTGAGCCTGGCCAGTTGGCAGTGAGTTCGCGTCCCGAGCACAGCCCATCGACAGTATCCCGGTCGAGGAACCTGGCTGCGATGTCGGGATTCGAGCGGAACATCTTCATCCGACGTGAGTGTCCCGACGAGAGGGTTCCTGCTCTAACTGCCAAGAGTGCGGCGTCACTGTTTCGCTTTGCGCGGAGCGCCGCTCCCAGTGCGAACCGAGCGCGGGCTCGCGCAATCTCCTGTGCCTGG
The Kribbella italica DNA segment above includes these coding regions:
- a CDS encoding LysR substrate-binding domain-containing protein, whose translation is MTDPDTPASFRLAYVPGVTPAKWVRIWKERLPRVTLALVTVTAAEAADVVRTGGADAGLVRLPIDRTGLSAIPLYTETTVVVVPKDHLVTAAEQITAADLADEFILYPQDDTLTWTDRPGEAATIVPTTTAEAIELVAAGVGLLVVPQSLARLHHRKDLTYRPYVDAPESSVVLTWPEGEPSDLMEQFIGIVRGRTVNSTRTPERVEKKNAAQKAAAKKARRAATAKKAPAPRRGKPRR
- a CDS encoding DUF5997 family protein, which translates into the protein MTSQKSPQTMKPATAAKKLGVLLDLTPAEFQDGVISRDQLNALQADPPEWLRELRRTGPHPRPVVAAKLGVSISGLARAGVMDPLTTDEIEALKDEFPEWLRRERNTHAEVQREAAELKAEKAQRSQA
- a CDS encoding carbonic anhydrase family protein, coding for MSLPVSRRALLLGVPATAAVLASPSLLTSASAQSPHQSPIDIRTGHAVTRPGLPALHVHYPTSLALKIRYESRDAGQPGGCEHRTAEETILAEIPAGAAWVTVGGVRYDLVNFHFHTRSEHRLNGHQYALEQHFVHSGPNGEKLVVALFITPGGHGGTLQDKVLATVPEECDEDVDLGRVNLATALPHDLSTYRYDGSLTTAPYSEPVSWFVLAHHREILPVSLNHFQSRFPDGDSRALQPLNGRTVKYRPQH
- a CDS encoding M20/M25/M40 family metallo-hydrolase, with protein sequence MTSPTTPESPSYRPEAEVVDLCSELIRFDTTNYGNGKSNGERGAAEYVAAKLDEVGIESTIYESEPGRATLVAHWEGEDQSADPLLVHGHLDVVPADPKDWKVDPFAGEIFDGCVWGRGAVDMKDFDAMVLSVVRARQRAGVKPRRPVRLVFTADEEAGGLYGAQWLINNHPETVADCTEGIGEVGGFSITVQDDLRLYLIETAEKGMNWMRLKARGTAGHGSMINDDNAVTELARAVTRIGDHEWPLRLTPTVREFLKTLEDLLGTELDPEDRSGVLSKLGTFSRMFGATIRNTANPTMLNAGYKVNVIPGDAEAHIDGRFLPGYEDEFFATIDELLGDKVQRETVIEDIALETEFSGGLVEAMKSCLAAEDPQSRTAPLLMSGGTDAKSWSRLGIRCFGFVPLQLPPDLDFMGMFHGIDERVPTASLEFGSRVLDRFLTEA
- a CDS encoding LysR family transcriptional regulator, whose amino-acid sequence is MASSPGPSVDDLRLVLTIHRTGSVGSAARELRISQPSASQRLARLERACAVQLFDRDTRGARPTTAGLELARRAEHILGHLDEVYDATRAAATGTRLVVGTFASLAPILFPVLDAELPDIDLEQHVDHGHYLVEKVAEGIMDTALIAIADQMVLPRGAVARTVGRDELVLFAPVGAAPPTRGKQPLKNRPIPFSTYDRGADHLRTRLIALGAAPRRGVTLATTIAMSRRRTHLALIPRSALAGELHPGERLLPAPFRYRLTLSMVTRTTPPAALTQLLPTLRSALNLTR
- a CDS encoding MFS transporter; this encodes MSARRDAVVLLAGGAAADFAFRVAQIALPLVVLQSTGSIAATGLAGGAAGIPVILSPWWARRARQWVDSGPRLALVALVSAGALAIVPAAVALGVLHPGLLILSGLILGCGDALSTPGRSALLADTGDRWGEDRAVLLLTWQDGLRRIGMLVGPPVGALAVATGLTNTLLWIEAAAVLMSGLLAATVRSERSRVAVDGPAAGGRSRGVGGRSRGIGRRLRGAGGRETAPTIRASLRGREDVLYGWIARGTGCLAWFAFTLGLSVIGAERGRPGVYLAAGMSGYGAGALLGTVVSLAVVRRVAPIPLASAAWTVMGLCWTGMGVWTTPLAVGLLGGLSGATVVLGIAAISILITRSSYGAERRTLLSGQSVVVSASSSAGLFVGGPIIAAAGAESTLIGAGLVTSVVALGVLVVRRVPRDPAVREVAGNAVLGEVVECHTARHGGDRDHHNGGAP